The genomic window TCCTACACACACTCACCAACGCGATCTTTGATCCAGATCAGAGGTCGTAACAGTTTTCTCATGGCCTCAGTCCAGCTACACAACGTTCAAAAAAACTACGACGGTAAAACGACAGTCATTCATGGAATGGAGCTTGAAATCCGCCATGGGGAGTTTGTCGTATTTGTAGGCCCTTCGGGATGTGGAAAGTCCACCTTGCTGCGCATGATTGCGGGCTTGGAAGACATCAGCGGCGGCGATGTATTGATTGATGGGGTACGCGTCAACGATGCACCACCCCGACATCGGGATATCGCCATGGTCTTTCAAGACTATGCCTTGTACCCCCATAAAACGCTGTTTGACAACATGGCCTTCGGACTGCGATTGCGCAAAACACCGGAAGACGAAATCAAACGGCGCGTGATGGATGCTGCGCGTTTGCTTCGCATAGACCATATGCTGGACCGCAGACCCGCCGCGCTCTCGGGTGGACAGCGGCAGCGGGTGGCTATCGGGCGCGCGATCGTCCGCCAGCCTAAGGTTTTCTTGTTCGACGAACCACTTTCGAATCTGGACGCACAACTGCGCAACGAAATGCGCAGCGAAATCAAAAAGCTGCACCAACGCTTGGGCGCAACCATCATTTATGTGACACACGACCAAGTGGAAGCCATGACCTTGGCCGACAGGATTGTGGTCATGAGTGGTGGCCACAAAATGCAATACGCCACACCGGATGAAATCTACAACCAGCCGGCTGCTCAGTTCGTTGCAGGCTTCACCGGTAGCCCACCGATGAACTTGGTGCCGTGCGCACTTTCTGGAGGGGCGGTCGATCTCGGCGGAGCCCGTGTGCAACTGCCTCCTACTCTGGCAACACGAGCCGAAATCGCAAAGAAGCATGTATTTGGCATTCGCCCGGAAAACATTTCTCCTTTGCCAAGAAACGTGACAGGCGAACTGAATGTGCAGTCTACCGTTGTGATCAGTGAGCCGCTGGGTGCAGAGACGTTGGTTACCTTTCAAGTTGGACAGGTGGAACTCGTCGCACGCTGCGCTGCAAGTTACAAAATGCCTGCGGGATCGCAGCAAACGCTGTATCTGGATCCGCAAGCGATGCATTTGTTTGATGGTGACTCAGGGAAAGCACTCTGAGTCTTTTGCGACCGCTCAACCTGCTTGAGTGATTTTCAACCGTGCTAGGAGACAACGATGAATAAAAATTGGGTTCTAAAAATCGCCGCCGCCGCTCTGACTGCCCCTCTGCTCGCTGGGGCGAGTTGGGCTCAACAAACCACACTAAGGGTTTTTGTTGGACCCAACCAGCGGCCCGACCTGCAAGCCAAGCTGTTTGAGCAGTACACCAAAGCCAATCCGAGCGTGAAGGTGGAGATTGAAACCGGTGGTGCAACCTCTGAACTGCAACGACAGTACCTGAGCACCGTTCTCAATGCCAAAGATGCCGCCATTGACCTTTTCATGATCGATATCGTGAACCCGGCACAGTACGCAGGCAAAGGTTGGATTGAACCTTTGGATAAATACGTGGGCGGGGCCGCCAGCTTGCGCAACGACTATCTGCCGGTGTACCAGCAGTCCAACATCGTGGACGGCAAGGTCATGGCATTACCCAGCCAGGGTGACTCCATGTTCATGTATTACCGCAAGGATTTGCTTGCCAAACACGGTATTGCCGAACCCAAAACGTGGGATGAGCTCAGCGCTGCTGCGAAGAAAATCACCGCGGCTGAGAATAATCCGAATTTGCAGGGCCTGTCCTTGCAGGGCGCGCCGATTGAAGGCGCTGTGTGCACCTTTTTGTTGCCGTACTGGGGCCAGGGCAAGCAATTCAATGACGCGGCCGGCAAGCTCACCTTAGACAAGTCCGCGGCAGTCAACGGCTTGAAAATGTGGCTGAAAATGATGGATGACGGCGTGGTCAAAAAGAACATTGCCGAAGTCACCACACCAGTGACAGTGAATGAGTTCAAAGCGGGTAACGTGGTGTTTGCCATCAACTGGGGCTTTGCATTCGACCGCTTCAAAGACGATGCAGACTCCAAAGTGAAAAACAACGTGGGGGTCATTCCCCTACCTGCCATGAACGGCGGCAAATCGGCGACTTGTATGGGTGGTTGGCAATGGGCCATGAATGCCTATGGCAAGAACAAAGACGCTGCGGGTAACTTGATCAAGTTCTTATCCTCCAAGGAGGCCAGCGCATTTGTAGCCCGTGAAGGCTCCATCTTGCCGGTGTACCAAAGCCTCTACAGTGACGCTGCCGTCAACAAGGCGGTTCCGTGGTTCAAAGACGCACTCCCTGTGGTGTTAGGCGCCCAAAGCCGCCCCATGGTGGAAGACTATGGACAGGTATCTGACATCATCCGGACGACAACCAGCGCAGTACTGGCCCGAACCAAAACGCCGGAAGCAGGAGTAGACGAAATTGCGGCTCGTGTAGGTCGATTGATGCGCTGAAACGCGGAACGCAAAACGACCTCATATTGAGGGTGCCGCCCCAGCCCCAGGTCATGCCATATGGCTTGGGGCTCTTTAGAGAAATAGCATCTCTCGCAATCTCACCCGAAGCGCACGCCATGCTCTCCAAACTCAAGGACCCGAGCGAAAAAACGCTCGCGATCCTGCTCTTGACACCCGCCTTTCTATTACTGGCGATGATCGTGGTCTACCCGATCGGCAAGCTCGTTTACAACAGCTTGTTTGACATCAACAAAACCGGGGCTTACATCGGTTTTTTGAACTACACAGACGTTTGGCGCGACCCCCTGTTCTGGAATGCCACCAAAAACACCTTACTTATCACAGTCATCACAGTGCCAGGGGCACTGGTTGCAGGACTCGGCCTCGCTTTGCTGGCGAATCTGCCATTCAAGCGTAAATGGCCCGTGCGCCTTTCGCTGTTGTTGCCTTGGGCACTTCCGCTCTCTTTCGCCGGTCTGATATTCGCCTGGTTCTTCAACACGGACTACGGCGTTGTGAATGACGTGTTTTTGCGGCTGGGCCTGATCCCGGAGTCTGTAAGCTGGCTATTAAAGCCAAACTGGGCCTTTGCTGCCATTTGTCTGACGATCATTTGGAAAACATCGTCATTCATGGCGTTGATCCTGCTCGCAGGTTTGCAAATGATCCCCCGCTCACTTTATGAAGCTGCAGAGGTCGACGGGGCGAGCAGATGGCAACAGTTTTGGCAAATCACGATACCAATGTTGATGCCCAGCATCGTAGTGGCACTGATCTTTCGCACCATCACCGCACTCCAGACCTTTGATATCCCCTACACCATGACACGAGGTGGGCCAGGGGAATCTACAGAAACACTGGCGATGTTGATTCACAAATACACGATTGATTACTCTGACATCGGCTACGGATCGACCCTAGCAGTGTTCATGTTTTTGATTTCGCTGGCTGTGTCCGGCTTTTACTTACACCATATCGGAAAGAACGCGTCATGAGCAAAGCGACACCGGTGATTTGGACATCTGCTGCATTGCGGTGGGCGGCTGCGGGCATTGTGGTTATCAATGGTTTTTTTCCAGCCGTGTGGATTCTGTTCACTTCGCTCAAAACAGAAACAGAACTGGTGCAAAAGCCCATCACCTGGTGGCCCGACGCTCCCACCCTGGAGAACTACATCAAGGCTTTTGAAGACCAGCCTCTTCTGCACTATTTGAAAAACAGTGTCATTGTGGCTACAGGCGCTACGGCGCTATCGCTTGTTGTTGCGGCTTTTGCCGCTTACGCCATCGCGCGACTGAATCTGAAACACCGACAGCTCATCCTCACTTGCATCGTGGCGTCCAGCATGTTTCCGTTGGTCACTTTACTGGTGCCGATATTTGAGACGATGCGGGCATT from Rhodoferax potami includes these protein-coding regions:
- a CDS encoding ABC transporter ATP-binding protein, which codes for MASVQLHNVQKNYDGKTTVIHGMELEIRHGEFVVFVGPSGCGKSTLLRMIAGLEDISGGDVLIDGVRVNDAPPRHRDIAMVFQDYALYPHKTLFDNMAFGLRLRKTPEDEIKRRVMDAARLLRIDHMLDRRPAALSGGQRQRVAIGRAIVRQPKVFLFDEPLSNLDAQLRNEMRSEIKKLHQRLGATIIYVTHDQVEAMTLADRIVVMSGGHKMQYATPDEIYNQPAAQFVAGFTGSPPMNLVPCALSGGAVDLGGARVQLPPTLATRAEIAKKHVFGIRPENISPLPRNVTGELNVQSTVVISEPLGAETLVTFQVGQVELVARCAASYKMPAGSQQTLYLDPQAMHLFDGDSGKAL
- a CDS encoding ABC transporter substrate-binding protein, translating into MNKNWVLKIAAAALTAPLLAGASWAQQTTLRVFVGPNQRPDLQAKLFEQYTKANPSVKVEIETGGATSELQRQYLSTVLNAKDAAIDLFMIDIVNPAQYAGKGWIEPLDKYVGGAASLRNDYLPVYQQSNIVDGKVMALPSQGDSMFMYYRKDLLAKHGIAEPKTWDELSAAAKKITAAENNPNLQGLSLQGAPIEGAVCTFLLPYWGQGKQFNDAAGKLTLDKSAAVNGLKMWLKMMDDGVVKKNIAEVTTPVTVNEFKAGNVVFAINWGFAFDRFKDDADSKVKNNVGVIPLPAMNGGKSATCMGGWQWAMNAYGKNKDAAGNLIKFLSSKEASAFVAREGSILPVYQSLYSDAAVNKAVPWFKDALPVVLGAQSRPMVEDYGQVSDIIRTTTSAVLARTKTPEAGVDEIAARVGRLMR
- a CDS encoding carbohydrate ABC transporter permease, whose product is MLSKLKDPSEKTLAILLLTPAFLLLAMIVVYPIGKLVYNSLFDINKTGAYIGFLNYTDVWRDPLFWNATKNTLLITVITVPGALVAGLGLALLANLPFKRKWPVRLSLLLPWALPLSFAGLIFAWFFNTDYGVVNDVFLRLGLIPESVSWLLKPNWAFAAICLTIIWKTSSFMALILLAGLQMIPRSLYEAAEVDGASRWQQFWQITIPMLMPSIVVALIFRTITALQTFDIPYTMTRGGPGESTETLAMLIHKYTIDYSDIGYGSTLAVFMFLISLAVSGFYLHHIGKNAS